One Patescibacteria group bacterium genomic window, CAAAAGCGCGATATTATATCATATTGTGTGTCCTGTAAAATATCGCAGAAAAATAATTTCAGAACAGGTTTCAGCTATATTAAAAAATATATGCATTAAAATCAGCAAAAGACTGGAGCTGATGTAATAAAAAATTATATTAAAAATCAAGGAAAAAATTATCAACAAATTTATTATTCGCAGCCAACGCTGTTTGACGGTATGCAGTGAATAAACCCACTAGATATCCCGTCAGCTTGTTGAGGGGTAATTCATTGTTTACGGAAATTGCCAAGTTTTAGAAGGCGCTTACGTGTTGGTAATCGGAATTTTTATAAGACAAAGATTGAACAAAGAGCCGACGACCATTGTAGGCGACGGCGAGGAAAAAAGAGATTATACAAGCGTTATTGATGTTGTAAAAGCTAATATTTTAGCCTCTGAAAGCGAAAAAGTCGGCAAAGGCGAAGTCATAAATATAGGTCGCGGAAAAAATTACAGCGTTAATGAAGTAGTTGAGATGATTGGAGGTGAAACAACAAAAATTCCGTTTCGTCTTGAGCCGAGAGAAACTTTGGCAAATAATTTTTTAGCGCGCGAACTTTTAGGATGGGAGCCAATAATTAATTTGTCTAAATGGTTTGAGGAATATAAAAAAGAAATAGGTTTATGAATATAGCAATTATTGGGACAGGATATGTTGGATTAGTGCAAGGTGTTGGTATGGCTGAAAAAGGTCATAAAGTTTTTTGTGTTGATATTGATAAAGAAAAAGTTAAAAAAATGCGAGAAGGCAAAAGCCCGATTTTTGAGAAAGGGCTGGGAGAGTTAATGCAAAAAAATATTAAAGCAAAAAGATTATTTTTTACCGCAAATTTAGCAAAAGCAATAAAAGACGCTGAAATTATTTTTATTGCCGTAGGAACTCCGCAAGGAGAAAGCGGAAAAGCTGATTTAAGCCATGTTTATAAAGTAGTTCGTGATGTTGGAAAATTACTTGATCATTATGTTGTTATTGTTAATAAAAGCACTGTTCCTGTTGGAACCGCGAAAAAAGTTGATGAAATAATAAAAAAACAGTATAATAAAAATATTGATGTCGCGTCTAACCCTGAATTTTTGCGTGAGGGAACAGCCTTGAACGATTTTTTTAATCCAGACAGAATTGTAATTGGAGTTGAAACAGAAAAAGCAAAAAATATTATGGCTGAAGTTTATAAGGGCTTTGATTGCGCTAAATTTTTTGTTAGTAGAGAAAGTTCTGAAATGATAAAATATGCTTCTAATGCTTTTTTAGCAACCAAAATATCGTTTATAAATGAAATTGCCGGGATTTGCGAAAGAGTAAACGCTGACATTAAAGAAGTCGCGCAAGGAATGGGAGCTGATGCGAGAATTGGAAGTAAATTTTTAGAAGCAGGGCTTGGATACGGCGGTTCTTGTTTTCCAAAAGATACTCGGGCATTGCATCAGATTGCTGATCTGAACGGATATGAATTTCGGATTTTAAAATCAGTGATTGATGTGAACAACAACCAAAAAAAGATTTTGTTGGAAAAGATAAAAAAAATCTTTCCTGTTTTAAAAGGAAAAATAATTACTGTTTGGGGTTTGTCTTTTAAACCAGGCACTGATGATATTAGGGAGTCGCAGGCAATTGATTTAATTAGCTGGCTTTACGGACAAGGAGCTAAAGTTCGAGTTTCAGATCCTGTTTCAATAGATAACGCTAAAAAATATTTGCCAGATGAAATAGAATTTTTTTTATGCCCTTATGAAGCTTCAGCAAGAAGTAATGCGATTATAATTGTTACTGATTGGGAGCATTTTAAAAAAATTGATAAGCAAAAAATAAAAAAAGTTTTATCAAACTATTATATTATTGATGGCAGAAATATTTTTGACCCGCAAGAAATGTCTAATTTAGGGTTTAATTATATCGGGATAGGAAGAGGAAAGGATTAGTTAATATTTTTTTAAAATTATAATATAACAAAATTAAAAAATTAGCATAAAGCATTTGGTATTAAAATCATTAATTTTGTAATTGCAAAAAGATATAATTAAATGCTTGATTATATTTTGTTTGCGATTGCGACAAATTTATGTTTAAAAAAATGTTATCATTTTTTCTGCTGTTGTCTGTGGTGTTTTCTTTTTCTTTAACGCCTGTGGCAATAG contains:
- a CDS encoding GDP-mannose 4,6-dehydratase; amino-acid sequence: MLVIGIFIRQRLNKEPTTIVGDGEEKRDYTSVIDVVKANILASESEKVGKGEVINIGRGKNYSVNEVVEMIGGETTKIPFRLEPRETLANNFLARELLGWEPIINLSKWFEEYKKEIGL
- a CDS encoding UDP-glucose/GDP-mannose dehydrogenase family protein, which codes for MNIAIIGTGYVGLVQGVGMAEKGHKVFCVDIDKEKVKKMREGKSPIFEKGLGELMQKNIKAKRLFFTANLAKAIKDAEIIFIAVGTPQGESGKADLSHVYKVVRDVGKLLDHYVVIVNKSTVPVGTAKKVDEIIKKQYNKNIDVASNPEFLREGTALNDFFNPDRIVIGVETEKAKNIMAEVYKGFDCAKFFVSRESSEMIKYASNAFLATKISFINEIAGICERVNADIKEVAQGMGADARIGSKFLEAGLGYGGSCFPKDTRALHQIADLNGYEFRILKSVIDVNNNQKKILLEKIKKIFPVLKGKIITVWGLSFKPGTDDIRESQAIDLISWLYGQGAKVRVSDPVSIDNAKKYLPDEIEFFLCPYEASARSNAIIIVTDWEHFKKIDKQKIKKVLSNYYIIDGRNIFDPQEMSNLGFNYIGIGRGKD